The genomic segment CCGGAGTCGTGCTCATCCTCATCGGGCTCCTCGTCGTGAAAGGGACGTGGGGCTGGGTCCTGACAGTTGTCGGGCTCGTTCCGCTCGCGGCCGGGCTGTTCGACTTCTGCTTGCTCGGACCCCTGTTCGGAGCCGGTTTCTGGGGGCGGGATATCCGGCGCGCCCGGTAGGAGGGAGCCGATGAAACAGCCGAGTCGCCCCAGCCATCTCATCAAGCCGAAGACCGGTCCGGAGGATCCGGAGTTGCAGGAGACCCTGCTCGAGGGTCTCGGGCAGGTCGCGCCGGACGACGTGGAAGCGATCGCCACCGAACTCGCGGCGCGGCGCGAGCGATTGGCCCCACTCGTGGATGCCGTGACCAGCGGCGGAGCAGGAGAACCCGACTTCTGGCATGAGCTGACCCGGGCAGTGACCGCAACAGCACGCCAGGCGGAGGCACTGTGCGATCCAGCAGCAAGCGAGCGCACACGTGCAGCTCTGCCATTGCTCGTCGCGGAAGGAATGCCCGTGGAGGAGCGCCTCGAAGCGTTCATCGCGCGTTGTGGCCTCGATACTCGGTTGGCTCTCGAACTCGCCACGGGCGTGCTTCACCTCCGAGCCCCCTGGCATTACTGGCTGTGGACCCGCTGGCTTTGGGACGCCCGCTATGGCACCGGTATCCTGCCGCTGCTGGCCTCATCGAGTCATGCCCTGGAGGGGCAGAGCATCGGTGTCCAGTATCGTCAGTTGCGTCCGCTCATTGCCTTAGGGGCCGAGTTGGGGCGCAACAGTGGGCTGATCTGCGCCGACCTCGCTGACGATCCCCATATCGGTCCCTTCGCGACAGATGCATTCCTCGCTATCGCCTACAGCGTCTATCTGTACGGGATCACCAACTGGCGCTTGAGTCGGGAGTTCAACCGGTTGCTGCCATCGGTGCCGCAGCTGGCACGACGCTTGCTCGGTTTACCCAAGCTCGCTGAGTCTCGGCCATGAGAGGAGTCAGCGATGGACCCCAGCCTGGAGAAGGTGCAAGAAGTCTGGGAACGTGAAACAGCGATCGTCGAAGGGGTCGATATTTCCGGCCCCTGGAACCGGATGTTCGGACAGCGGGTGATCTGGGACTACACCCCTGACCTCATCGAGGAGATCGCCCAGCTTCCCGGCGGCGAGTCGTTCGCCTGGTGCTACCAATGCGGCAAGTGCGTCCCGGTCTGTCCGGTCGATGTCGTGGGCGACTATGGCCCGCGCAAGTTGTACCGTCGGGCACAGACAGGGATCAGTCTCCTCGATTCGCCCGATCTCTGGCTGTGCACGACCTGCGCCAACTGCCTGCGGGTCTGCCCGAAGCAAGTCGATATGATCCAGATCATGCCGGCGGCGCGCGAACAGGCGATGCTGAGCGGTCGATCGATTCCCGCCGAGCTCCAGGAGGCGCTCGAGAACACCGCGAAGTACGGGAACCCGCTCGGCCAGCCGGCACGAAAGCGCGAAGCGTGGGTCAAGGACGCCGGCGTGCCGGTGCCGATCCTGCACCAGATTCAGCGCCCGGTGGAGTGGTTGTGGTGGGTCGAATGTTACCCCTCGTATCACCCGCGCGGGATCGACGCCTCCATCGCGCTCGCTCGCATCTTCCACGCTCTCGGTCTCGATTTCGCCATCCTCGGTCGTGAGGAGAAGTGCGCGGGCGATTCTCAGCGGCTGGCTGGTGAGCGCGGTCTCTTCGAAATGCTGGCGGAGGAGAACATCCGCACGCTGTCCAAGTATGAGTTCCAGCACATCGTCGTGACTGACCCGCATGCGCTCAATGCCTTCCGCAAGCACTATCCGAAGTTCGGTGGTCACTACGACGTCTGGCACTATACGACGCTCCTGGCCCGGGAACTGCCGCGTTTGCGACCGCTGTTGACGCGAGCGCTCCCGTACCGTGTGACCTTCCACGACCCCTGTTATCTCGGACGGCACAACGGTGAGTACGATGCGCCGCGCCAGCTCATCCAAGCGCTGCCGGGTGTGGAATTCGTCGAAATGCTGCGCTGTCGTGAGAACTCCTACTGCTGCGGTGGCGGTGGTGGCGGGATGTGGCTGGACAGCTTCGCAGCCGGTCGCCAGCGGCGGCGCCTCTCCGAAGAGCGCGTTCTCGAAGCGGTGAGCACCGGTGCCGACACGCTGGTGGTGTGCTGTCCGTACGAAGTCTCACGCTTCGAGGATGCTGTCAAGGCCACCGGCAACGAGGGACGGCTTCAGGTGCGCGATATCGCTGAACTACTCGCCGAGGCGATGGGGCTGAGCGGGGAGGCAGCAGAATGACCATCGCAGTCATTCTCGAGCAGGTTCCGGACGTTGTCGAGGAACTGGAGATCGCACCCTCGGGAACCGATCTCGACCGGGATACCGTGACCTACGTGCTGAACGAGTACGACGATCATGCGCTCGAGGAGGCTCTCCTGCTGGCCGAAGCGAGCGGGGACACCGTCGTCGCGATCGGTATCGAGACGACAGGCGAGATCGACCAGGCCCTCTATACCGCGCTGGCCAAAGGCGCACACCGTGCCATCAAGCTGGTGGGCGACTTCGAGGGAAGCTGGCTGAGCACGCGGGCGACCGCCGAACTGCTCGTCCCGGTGCTGCGCGACCTCGCGCCGCAGCTCGTCCTGACCGGCGTGCAAGCGCCTGACGACCTCGACGGTCAGCTGGCACCAACGCTCGCTGCCCTGCTCGACTGGCCGCACGCCAGCGTGGTGATCGGTACCGAGTTCGCCAACGGGCACGTGCGGGCACGCAAGGAACTGTGGGGCGGCATGACACTCACCGTTGAGTTCGTACCGCCCGCAGTTCTCGGTATCCAGGCTGCTCGCCAAGCACCGCGCTACGTACCGGTGAGCCGTGTTCGGCAGGTCATGCGGGAGGCGACGATCGAAGAAATCGAGGTCGCGTTGCCACCCCATGCCTCCATCACGGTCGAACGCCTTTATGTGCCGGAAGCATCAGGCCAAGCTGAGCTCCTCACGGGAAGCCCAGCCGAGATCGCCGATCGCATCCTCGAACTCTTGCGTACGCGCGGACTGCTGTGAGCGAGGAGGGAGACGATGGGCCAGCGAATCGTCGTTCTCGTCGAACACCTGGCAGGCGAAGCGACCGACGTCACCTATGAGCTGCTGGGCCTTGCGCGTCGCATCGCCAATGCCGACGGTGCGGTGGTCGAGGCGGTGGTCCTCGGCGAAGCGGTCGGCCACTTGGCGGAGCGTCTGCCAGCCGATCGCGTTCTCCTCCTCGAGCACCCATCGCTCCACTTCCTGGCCCCGGAGCCGGCTGCACGAGCGCTGGCTCACGTACTCGGGAGTACCCCACCGCGGTTGACCATCGTCCCCAACACCTCACTGGGGATGGACGTCGCAGCCTGGGTCGCCACACGCCTGGGGTGGCCGCTCATCAGCTACTGCCGAGCACTGGAGCACCGGGATGGCCGCTGGGTAGCGACCGCGCAGCTCTTCGGTGGAAAGATCCTGGCTGACGTCCCGCTCGGTGATGAGCCGAGCGTCGTGGCCATACTCGCCGGAGCCTTCTCGGCTGACGCGGTCGAGCCCGGATCCCCGGGA from the Thermomicrobium sp. 4228-Ro genome contains:
- a CDS encoding DUF2892 domain-containing protein, giving the protein MATPKSQNPFVAFMASGAGRLLRAVAGVVLILIGLLVVKGTWGWVLTVVGLVPLAAGLFDFCLLGPLFGAGFWGRDIRRAR
- a CDS encoding (Fe-S)-binding protein, whose protein sequence is MDPSLEKVQEVWERETAIVEGVDISGPWNRMFGQRVIWDYTPDLIEEIAQLPGGESFAWCYQCGKCVPVCPVDVVGDYGPRKLYRRAQTGISLLDSPDLWLCTTCANCLRVCPKQVDMIQIMPAAREQAMLSGRSIPAELQEALENTAKYGNPLGQPARKREAWVKDAGVPVPILHQIQRPVEWLWWVECYPSYHPRGIDASIALARIFHALGLDFAILGREEKCAGDSQRLAGERGLFEMLAEENIRTLSKYEFQHIVVTDPHALNAFRKHYPKFGGHYDVWHYTTLLARELPRLRPLLTRALPYRVTFHDPCYLGRHNGEYDAPRQLIQALPGVEFVEMLRCRENSYCCGGGGGGMWLDSFAAGRQRRRLSEERVLEAVSTGADTLVVCCPYEVSRFEDAVKATGNEGRLQVRDIAELLAEAMGLSGEAAE
- a CDS encoding electron transfer flavoprotein subunit beta/FixA family protein — protein: MTIAVILEQVPDVVEELEIAPSGTDLDRDTVTYVLNEYDDHALEEALLLAEASGDTVVAIGIETTGEIDQALYTALAKGAHRAIKLVGDFEGSWLSTRATAELLVPVLRDLAPQLVLTGVQAPDDLDGQLAPTLAALLDWPHASVVIGTEFANGHVRARKELWGGMTLTVEFVPPAVLGIQAARQAPRYVPVSRVRQVMREATIEEIEVALPPHASITVERLYVPEASGQAELLTGSPAEIADRILELLRTRGLL
- a CDS encoding electron transfer flavoprotein subunit alpha/FixB family protein; amino-acid sequence: MGQRIVVLVEHLAGEATDVTYELLGLARRIANADGAVVEAVVLGEAVGHLAERLPADRVLLLEHPSLHFLAPEPAARALAHVLGSTPPRLTIVPNTSLGMDVAAWVATRLGWPLISYCRALEHRDGRWVATAQLFGGKILADVPLGDEPSVVAILAGAFSADAVEPGSPGTIERVAAPAELEQLRSRVVALERPEAADVDITRAEKIVAVGRGIESKDNVELAEQLAQALGAVLAASRPLVDAGWLPRSRQVGKSGLKVKPKLYMALGISGAPEHLEGMKDAELIIAVNKDPKAPIFTVADYGAVADLFDVAEALLERLEG